One window from the genome of Cryptomeria japonica chromosome 6, Sugi_1.0, whole genome shotgun sequence encodes:
- the LOC131060693 gene encoding uncharacterized protein LOC131060693 → MGERCRDHGYYDAGVGICSVCLTERLAKVAQNKNLADNNNNVYVQAANLERVPESSFERNPSVCMVGNGGTRRRSNSLSALFTSDFQASEGRANGGAAFSDKEKFICLDFQQRESKSSSWVFSSLLRKSKCKERNSFSGRPSLDNVLSKKMGAYEKEVVRRQEALKAGGWEVQLCSDCDAEETGKEKEVDYYSDSSVSTKHRIRSLFRKQKCKANLQGVCKEKKNPRVANCVLAGAVENGGADHFGVRKYTSWTKTLASPLWKPKSGRKKDVSMAASSFACTSSPLRQGSSSSLWYSQKAHCNSSARK, encoded by the exons ATGGGTGAGCGTTGTAGAGATCATGGATATTACGATGCAGGGGTGGGCATTTGTTCTGTCTGTCTTACAGAGCGTTTAGCCAAAGTTGCCCAAAACAAGAATCTTGCTGATAATAACAATAATGTGTACGTTCAGGCTGCCAATCTGGAGAGAGTACCCGagtcttcttttgaaagaaatccaTCTGTTTGCATGGTGGGCAATGGCGGCACGAGGAGAAGAAGTAACAGTTTATCAGCTCTCTTCACCAGTGATTTTCAGGCCTCAGAAGGCAGAGCAAATGGCGGCGCCGCCTTTTCAGATAAGGAAAAGTTCATCTGTCTGGATTTTCAGCAGAGGGAGAGCAAATCCAGTTCTTGGGTTTTTTCTTCTCTGCTGAGAAAGTCGAAGTGCAAGGAAAGAAACAGCTTTTCCGGGAGGCCTTCTCTGGACAATGTGTTGAGCAAAAAAATGGGGGCTTATGAAAAAGAGGTGGTAAGAAGACAGGAAGCACTGAAAGCAGGGGGATGGGAAGTTCAGTTGTGCAGTGACTGTGATGCCGAGGAAACAGGGAAAGAAAAGGAGGTGGATTATTACTCTGACTCCTCTGTTTCGACCAAGCATAGGATCCGAAGCCTTTTCAGGAAACAAAAATGCAAGGCAAATTTGCAGGGTGTTTGTAAGGAGAAGAAGAATCCGAGGGTTGCCAACTGTGTGCTGGCTGGAGCAGTTGAAAATGGCGGCGCTGATCATTTTGGTGTCAGGAAGTACACATCTTGGACAAAAACTCTGGCGAGTCCTCTGTGGAAGCCTAAATCAGGCAGGAAAAAGGATGTTTCAATGGCTGCTTCTTCTTTTGCCTGCACTTCCAGCCCTCTCAGGCAAGGTTCTTCCTCTTCACTGTGGTACAGTCAGAAAGCCCACTGTAATTCATCTGCAAG GAAATGA